One region of Catenuloplanes indicus genomic DNA includes:
- the ald gene encoding alanine dehydrogenase, which yields MKVGIPREVKNNEFRVAITPAGVHEFTRHGHEVFIEAGAGAGSSITDEEYTSAGATILPGADDVWGTAELVLKVKEPIAEEYHRMREGQVLFTYLHLAASKECTDALIERKVTGIAYETVETPDRQLPLLAPMSEVAGRLAPQVGAYHLMRSGGGRGVLLGGVSGVYAAKTVVIGAGVSGMNAAAIALGLQSEVLLLDMNINRLRGADAIYRGHLQTVASNTYEVERAVLDADLVIGAVLVPGAKAPTLISNELVSRMKPGSVLVDISIDQGGCFEDSRPTTHADPVYRVHDSIFYCVANMPGAVPHTSTYALTNVTLPYALALADQGWRDALRADASLAKGLNTHAGEVTYGPVAEAHGMTVRPLTEVLA from the coding sequence GTGAAGGTCGGCATTCCCCGCGAGGTCAAGAACAACGAGTTCCGGGTCGCGATCACGCCGGCCGGCGTGCACGAGTTCACCCGTCACGGCCATGAGGTCTTCATCGAGGCCGGCGCGGGTGCCGGCTCGTCCATCACCGACGAGGAGTACACGTCCGCGGGCGCGACCATCCTGCCGGGCGCGGACGACGTGTGGGGCACGGCCGAGCTGGTGCTCAAGGTCAAGGAGCCGATCGCGGAGGAGTACCACCGCATGCGCGAGGGGCAGGTGCTGTTCACGTACCTGCACCTGGCCGCGTCCAAGGAGTGCACGGACGCGCTGATCGAGCGGAAGGTCACCGGCATCGCGTACGAGACGGTGGAGACGCCTGACCGGCAGCTGCCGCTGCTCGCGCCGATGTCCGAGGTGGCCGGCCGGCTCGCCCCGCAGGTCGGTGCGTACCACCTGATGCGGTCCGGCGGCGGGCGCGGCGTGCTGCTCGGCGGCGTCTCCGGCGTCTACGCGGCCAAGACCGTGGTGATCGGCGCCGGCGTCTCGGGCATGAACGCGGCCGCGATCGCGCTCGGCCTGCAGTCCGAGGTGCTGCTGCTGGACATGAACATCAACCGGCTGCGCGGCGCGGACGCGATCTACCGCGGGCACCTGCAGACCGTGGCGTCCAACACGTACGAGGTGGAGCGCGCGGTGCTGGACGCCGACCTGGTGATCGGCGCGGTGCTGGTGCCGGGCGCGAAGGCCCCGACGCTGATCTCCAACGAGCTCGTCTCCCGGATGAAGCCGGGCAGCGTGCTGGTCGACATCTCCATCGACCAGGGCGGCTGTTTCGAGGACTCGCGGCCGACCACGCACGCGGACCCGGTCTACCGGGTGCACGACTCGATCTTCTACTGCGTGGCGAACATGCCCGGCGCGGTGCCGCACACCAGCACGTACGCGCTGACCAACGTGACGCTGCCGTACGCGCTGGCGCTGGCCGACCAGGGCTGGCGGGACGCGCTGCGCGCGGACGCGTCGCTGGCGAAGGGCCTGAACACGCACGCGGGCGAGGTCACCTACGGCCCGGTCGCGGAGGCGCACGGGATGACCGTGCGGCCGCTGACCGAGGTGCTCGCCTGA
- a CDS encoding glycosyltransferase family 4 protein has product MTAGDWAGGVALVLASSTGGVGQHVASLCRGLTAAGITVTVCGPDATERLFHFSELGARFVPVEIPANPAPSDARAVSALRAALAADGIDVVHAHGLRAGFVATLARPRQPLVVTWHNAMLAGGLRGRVAQLLERAVAAAARVTLGASEDLVDRARAVGARDARLGPVAAPALGPARRSRAAVRAEFGVGPDTPLILSVGRLHPQKRYDVLVAAAGRWRERRPTPVVLIAGTGPSYLPLAASISAAHAPVTLLGHRTDVADLLAGADLAVVTSDWEARQLFAQEALQAGLPLVATAVGGLPGLVGDAAVLVPAGDVEAVDAAVRRLLDDPDLRGDLSTRARAHAAAWPTETDTVDAVRAVYAELAPRGEHG; this is encoded by the coding sequence GTGACCGCAGGCGACTGGGCCGGTGGGGTGGCGCTCGTGCTCGCGTCCAGCACCGGTGGCGTGGGGCAGCACGTGGCCTCGCTGTGCCGGGGGCTGACCGCGGCCGGCATCACGGTCACGGTCTGCGGGCCGGACGCGACCGAGCGGCTGTTCCACTTCTCCGAGCTGGGCGCGCGGTTCGTCCCGGTGGAGATCCCGGCCAACCCGGCGCCGTCGGACGCGCGCGCGGTCAGCGCGCTGCGCGCCGCACTCGCCGCGGACGGGATCGACGTGGTGCACGCGCACGGTCTGCGCGCCGGATTCGTCGCGACGCTCGCCCGCCCGCGCCAGCCGCTCGTGGTCACCTGGCACAACGCGATGCTCGCCGGTGGCCTGCGCGGCCGGGTCGCCCAGCTGCTGGAGCGCGCGGTCGCGGCCGCCGCCCGGGTCACGCTCGGCGCGTCCGAGGACCTGGTCGACCGGGCGCGCGCGGTCGGTGCGCGGGACGCCCGGCTCGGCCCGGTCGCCGCGCCCGCGCTCGGCCCGGCCCGGCGCAGCCGCGCGGCCGTGCGCGCCGAGTTCGGCGTCGGGCCGGACACGCCGCTGATCCTGTCCGTCGGCCGGCTGCACCCGCAGAAGCGCTACGACGTGCTGGTCGCCGCGGCCGGCCGGTGGCGGGAGCGCCGCCCCACGCCGGTGGTGCTGATCGCCGGCACCGGCCCCAGCTACCTGCCGCTGGCCGCCAGCATCTCCGCCGCGCACGCGCCGGTCACGCTGCTCGGCCACCGCACCGACGTGGCCGACCTGCTGGCCGGCGCGGACCTCGCGGTCGTCACCAGCGACTGGGAGGCGCGGCAGCTGTTCGCGCAGGAGGCGCTGCAGGCCGGCCTGCCATTGGTCGCGACCGCGGTCGGCGGGCTGCCCGGCCTGGTCGGCGACGCGGCCGTGCTGGTGCCGGCCGGTGACGTGGAGGCGGTCGACGCGGCCGTGCGCCGCCTGCTGGACGATCCGGACCTGCGCGGCGACCTGAGCACCCGGGCTCGCGCGCACGCGGCCGCGTGGCCGACCGAGACGGACACGGTCGACGCGGTCCGGGCGGTCTACGCCGAGCTGGCGCCCCGCGGGGAACACGGCTGA
- the murJ gene encoding murein biosynthesis integral membrane protein MurJ — protein sequence MRSRTVVGAAALIAVLTVVSRVAGFARTTVFAWTVGPTDLGDTYLAANTLPNIIFELVAGGALASLVVPLLARAVAAGDRERVGRITSALLGWVLVLLVPVAVVVALAAGPLVKVIMPSATPAELETGARLLRVFAPQLPLYGVGVVLTGVLQSHRRFAWPVIAPLLSSLTVIGVYAAFGLTEGTRTGIADVSGTGELILSAGTTGGVLVLSGCLLIPLSRLRLPLRPTLSLPDDARAQVVSLGWAGLVTVGAQQLAMLVVIGQASGGPDGTTVLFNLAQTVFLLPWAVLAVPLATAAYPGLTTADDDGYRTVLARTARQTTLVSCLGAAGLTAVAIPAAAVLAGEPAMAQGVVAFAPGLIGYGLFALLSRALYARGRAPAVAVATGAGWAVVAALAVVLSRATAPEHRVLVLGLAHTAGMLVLGALLLAAVRRTTGPDALAGLARTLPAGLFGAVAAGTAGYALAALTDPTPAPGFAVLQGMLCGFVGVAVFLGVAFVLDRDQVRNLARRGGARPGAPGSGTLPDGENDARTSAARDGGDRT from the coding sequence GTGAGGTCGCGGACCGTCGTCGGAGCCGCCGCGCTGATCGCGGTGCTCACCGTGGTGAGCCGCGTGGCGGGCTTCGCGCGGACCACCGTGTTCGCCTGGACGGTCGGCCCGACCGACCTGGGCGACACCTATCTGGCGGCGAACACGCTGCCGAACATCATCTTCGAGCTGGTGGCCGGCGGCGCGCTGGCCAGCCTGGTGGTGCCGCTGCTGGCCAGGGCCGTGGCGGCGGGTGATCGGGAGCGGGTCGGGCGAATCACCTCGGCGCTGCTCGGCTGGGTGCTGGTACTGCTGGTGCCGGTCGCGGTCGTGGTGGCGCTCGCGGCCGGCCCGCTCGTCAAGGTGATCATGCCGTCGGCGACGCCCGCGGAACTCGAGACCGGCGCGCGCCTGCTGCGGGTGTTCGCGCCGCAGCTGCCGCTCTACGGCGTCGGCGTGGTGCTCACCGGCGTGCTCCAGTCGCACCGCCGGTTCGCCTGGCCGGTGATCGCACCATTGCTGTCCAGCCTCACGGTGATCGGGGTCTACGCGGCGTTCGGCCTCACCGAGGGCACCCGGACCGGCATCGCGGACGTGTCCGGCACCGGTGAGCTGATCCTGTCCGCCGGCACCACCGGCGGCGTGCTCGTGCTCTCCGGATGCCTGCTGATCCCGCTGTCGCGGCTGCGGCTGCCGCTGCGGCCCACGCTGAGCCTGCCGGACGACGCCCGCGCGCAGGTCGTCTCGCTCGGCTGGGCCGGTCTGGTCACGGTCGGCGCGCAGCAGCTCGCGATGCTGGTCGTGATCGGTCAGGCAAGCGGCGGGCCGGACGGCACCACCGTGCTGTTCAACCTGGCGCAGACCGTGTTCCTGCTGCCGTGGGCGGTGCTCGCGGTGCCGCTCGCGACCGCGGCCTACCCCGGGCTGACCACCGCGGACGACGACGGATACCGCACCGTTCTGGCGCGGACCGCCCGCCAGACCACGCTGGTGAGCTGCCTGGGCGCGGCCGGGCTCACCGCGGTCGCGATTCCCGCGGCGGCCGTGCTCGCCGGCGAGCCGGCGATGGCGCAGGGCGTGGTCGCGTTCGCGCCCGGACTGATCGGTTACGGACTCTTCGCGCTGCTGTCCCGAGCGCTCTACGCCCGTGGGCGGGCACCGGCCGTCGCGGTCGCGACCGGGGCCGGGTGGGCCGTGGTCGCCGCGCTCGCCGTCGTGCTGTCGCGCGCCACCGCGCCGGAGCACCGGGTGCTCGTGCTCGGCCTGGCGCACACCGCCGGCATGCTGGTGCTCGGTGCGCTGCTGCTGGCCGCGGTGCGGCGCACAACCGGCCCGGACGCGCTAGCCGGCCTGGCCCGTACGCTCCCGGCCGGGCTGTTCGGTGCGGTTGCCGCCGGTACGGCCGGGTACGCGCTGGCCGCGCTCACCGACCCGACCCCGGCGCCCGGCTTCGCGGTGTTGCAAGGCATGCTGTGCGGGTTCGTCGGGGTCGCGGTGTTCCTCGGTGTCGCCTTCGTGCTCGACCGGGACCAGGTCAGAAACCTCGCCCGGCGTGGCGGCGCGCGGCCCGGTGCGCCTGGGTCGGGTACCTTGCCGGACGGTGAGAACGACGCGCGGACTTCCGCCGCGCGGGACGGAGGGGACCGCACGTGA
- the xerD gene encoding site-specific tyrosine recombinase XerD, producing MLATDRAVRGYLDHLTVERALSANTLMSYRRDLDRYLEFLAGAEISSLGAVTASDLDRHLSGLRTGDDEHPPLSASSAARAMSAVRGLHRFAVREGIAADDPSRDVKPPVPPRRLPKALEVDEIERLLAVPATDTPRGLRDRALLEFLYGTGARISEAVGAAVDDVDLDDATVLLRGKGGRSRLVPIGGYARDALGAYLVQGRPTLVQAGRGTPAVFCNARGGPLSRQSAWTILHRAAGAAGLPVDGPRAVSPHTLRHSFATHLLDGGADVRVVQELLGHASVTTTQIYTLVTVDRLREIYATAHPRALA from the coding sequence GTGTTGGCGACCGACCGGGCCGTGCGCGGCTACCTCGACCACCTGACGGTCGAGCGCGCGCTCTCGGCGAACACGCTGATGTCGTACCGGCGGGATCTCGATCGTTATCTGGAGTTCCTGGCCGGTGCCGAGATCAGCTCGCTCGGCGCGGTCACCGCGAGCGACCTGGACCGGCACCTGAGCGGGTTGCGGACCGGCGACGACGAGCACCCGCCGCTGTCCGCGTCGTCCGCCGCACGCGCCATGTCCGCGGTGCGCGGCCTGCATCGTTTCGCCGTGCGCGAGGGGATCGCGGCGGACGACCCGTCCCGCGACGTCAAGCCGCCGGTCCCGCCGCGCCGGCTGCCCAAGGCGCTGGAGGTCGACGAGATCGAGCGGCTGCTCGCGGTGCCGGCCACGGACACGCCGCGCGGGCTGCGCGACCGGGCGCTGCTGGAGTTCCTCTACGGCACCGGCGCGCGCATCTCCGAGGCGGTCGGCGCGGCCGTCGACGACGTCGACCTGGACGACGCGACCGTGCTGCTGCGCGGCAAGGGCGGCCGGTCCCGGCTGGTCCCGATCGGGGGGTACGCGCGGGACGCGCTCGGTGCGTACCTGGTGCAGGGCCGGCCGACGCTGGTCCAGGCCGGCCGCGGTACCCCGGCGGTGTTCTGCAACGCGCGCGGCGGGCCGCTGTCCCGGCAGAGCGCCTGGACCATCCTGCACCGCGCGGCCGGGGCGGCGGGCCTGCCGGTCGACGGCCCGCGCGCGGTCTCGCCGCACACGCTGCGCCACTCGTTCGCCACCCACCTGCTCGACGGCGGCGCCGACGTCCGCGTGGTCCAGGAACTGCTCGGCCACGCCTCGGTGACCACCACGCAGATATACACCCTGGTCACCGTGGACCGGCTGCGCGAGATCTACGCCACCGCGCACCCCCGCGCGCTCGCCTGA
- the steA gene encoding putative cytokinetic ring protein SteA has product MRLPTLRRTRAAEPGIVAGTARLDRRTKRLTGRLRPGDIAVIDHVDLDRVAADSLVAVGVAAVLNAKPSISGRYPNLGPEVLVKAGIPLLDDLGEGVFQQIREGDTVRVDGNTVYAGSEALVHGTRQDAETVAKAMADAREGLSVQLEAFAANTMDYLKQERDLLLDGVGVPEIETRIDKRHVLIVVRGYDYKADLDVLRPYIREYRPVLIGVDGGADALIEAGYTPDMIIGDMDSVSDDVLRCGAEIVVHAYPDGRAPGLPRVHQLGVPAITFPAAATSEDIALLLADEKGAELIVAVGTHYTLVEFLDKGRGGMASTFLTRLRVGGKLVDAKGVSRLYKQTIPGSSLLLLAGSAIAAMTAAVTVSTVGKAYLGVVSEWWDNLVFQLGQLF; this is encoded by the coding sequence ATGCGCCTACCCACTCTTCGCCGCACCCGGGCCGCCGAACCCGGGATCGTCGCCGGCACCGCTCGGCTCGATCGGCGTACGAAGCGGCTGACCGGCCGGCTGCGACCCGGCGACATCGCCGTGATCGACCACGTCGACCTGGACCGGGTCGCGGCCGACTCGCTGGTCGCGGTCGGCGTGGCCGCGGTGCTGAACGCGAAGCCGTCGATCTCCGGGCGTTACCCGAATCTGGGGCCCGAGGTGCTGGTGAAGGCCGGTATCCCGCTGCTGGACGATCTCGGCGAGGGCGTCTTCCAGCAGATCCGCGAGGGCGACACGGTACGGGTCGACGGGAACACCGTGTACGCCGGGTCCGAGGCGCTGGTGCACGGCACCCGGCAGGACGCGGAGACCGTGGCGAAGGCGATGGCGGACGCGCGCGAGGGGCTGTCGGTGCAGCTCGAGGCGTTCGCGGCGAACACAATGGACTATCTGAAGCAGGAACGCGACCTGCTGCTCGACGGCGTCGGCGTGCCCGAGATCGAGACCAGGATCGACAAGCGCCACGTGCTGATCGTGGTGCGCGGGTACGACTACAAGGCCGACCTGGACGTGCTGCGGCCGTACATCCGGGAGTACCGGCCGGTGCTGATCGGCGTGGACGGCGGCGCGGACGCGCTGATCGAGGCCGGCTACACCCCCGACATGATCATCGGGGACATGGACTCGGTGAGCGACGACGTGCTGCGCTGCGGCGCGGAGATCGTGGTGCACGCCTATCCGGACGGCCGGGCACCGGGCCTGCCGCGCGTGCACCAGCTCGGCGTGCCGGCGATCACCTTCCCGGCCGCGGCCACCAGCGAGGACATCGCGCTGCTGCTGGCCGACGAGAAGGGCGCGGAGCTGATCGTGGCGGTCGGCACCCACTACACGCTGGTCGAGTTCCTGGACAAGGGGCGCGGCGGTATGGCGTCGACGTTCCTCACCCGGCTGCGGGTCGGCGGCAAGCTGGTCGACGCGAAGGGCGTGAGCCGGCTCTACAAGCAGACCATCCCGGGATCGTCGCTGCTGCTGCTCGCCGGGTCGGCGATCGCGGCGATGACGGCCGCGGTGACGGTCTCCACCGTGGGCAAGGCGTACCTCGGTGTGGTCTCCGAGTGGTGGGACAATCTCGTGTTCCAGCTCGGTCAGCTGTTCTAG
- a CDS encoding ParA family protein, whose translation MAGNGDRAEAWTSVLREQQSSLDIGAELGPSDPAAYTMRKPIPEPMPTDRHGPARIIAMANQKGGVGKTTTTINLGAALAEYGRKVLVVDFDPQGALSVGLGVNPHNLDLSVYNLLMQDDVTAEDVLIKTDIAGLHLLPANIDLSAAEIQLVNEVAREMALARVLRSVRKEYDYILIDCQPSLGLLAINALTVAHGVLIPLECEFFSLRGVALLLDTIDKVRERLNFDLELEGILATMYDSRTTHCRQVLQRVVEAFGDKVYQTVITKTVKFPESTVAGAPITSLDPASSGARNYRQLAREVIAAQAERG comes from the coding sequence ATGGCGGGCAACGGTGACCGTGCCGAGGCGTGGACCTCGGTCCTCCGAGAGCAGCAGAGTTCCCTGGACATCGGCGCCGAGCTCGGGCCGAGCGATCCCGCGGCGTACACGATGCGCAAGCCGATCCCGGAGCCGATGCCGACCGACCGGCACGGGCCCGCGCGGATCATCGCGATGGCGAACCAGAAGGGCGGCGTGGGCAAGACCACGACCACCATCAACCTGGGTGCCGCGCTCGCCGAGTACGGCCGGAAGGTGCTGGTCGTCGACTTCGACCCGCAGGGCGCGCTCTCCGTCGGTCTCGGCGTGAACCCGCACAATCTGGACCTCTCCGTCTACAACCTGCTGATGCAGGACGACGTGACGGCCGAGGACGTGCTGATCAAGACGGACATCGCCGGCCTGCACCTGCTCCCGGCGAACATCGACCTGTCCGCGGCCGAGATCCAGCTGGTGAACGAGGTAGCGCGGGAGATGGCGCTGGCCCGGGTGCTGCGCTCGGTCCGCAAGGAGTACGACTACATCCTGATCGACTGCCAGCCCTCGCTCGGCCTGCTCGCGATAAACGCCCTCACCGTCGCGCACGGTGTCCTGATCCCGCTGGAGTGCGAGTTCTTCAGCCTCCGCGGTGTGGCGTTGCTGCTCGACACGATCGACAAGGTGCGCGAGCGGCTGAACTTCGACCTGGAGCTGGAGGGCATCCTCGCCACCATGTACGACTCCCGCACCACGCACTGCCGCCAGGTGTTGCAGCGCGTCGTGGAGGCGTTCGGCGACAAGGTGTACCAGACCGTGATCACGAAGACCGTGAAGTTCCCGGAGTCGACCGTGGCCGGTGCGCCGATCACCTCGCTCGACCCGGCGTCCTCCGGCGCCCGCAACTACCGCCAGCTGGCCCGAGAGGTCATCGCGGCCCAGGCCGAGCGCGGATAG
- a CDS encoding copper transporter, which translates to MINFRYHVVSLTAVFLALAIGLVVGTAALNGPAVDALDGQVQKLSKDNSQLRDSVGQLQNEVNSQEDFAVGAAPMLLGGKLTGRRVALVVLPTGGDYAEQLRTMLATAGATVTGRVDISESFTEPDNSVNLLDLAHRAVQTSLPAAGLPSNADGVETSAALLATALYDRTPPATDSDRNAVLAAYAAANYITVEDDKVTGPAEAVVIVGGLPPTDERADEKNTSTVTLVAQFDAAGKLVVGGNGVGDGNVVAAIRGDAALSKTISTVDNVNTAQGSVVTCLALTDLLGTNKVGHYGLGAGATSILPTPAQ; encoded by the coding sequence GTGATCAATTTCCGGTACCATGTCGTGTCGCTCACCGCGGTCTTCCTCGCGCTGGCGATCGGGCTGGTGGTCGGCACCGCCGCGCTGAACGGGCCGGCCGTCGACGCGCTGGACGGCCAGGTGCAGAAGCTCAGCAAGGACAACAGCCAGCTGCGGGACAGCGTCGGCCAGCTGCAGAACGAGGTCAACTCCCAGGAGGACTTCGCGGTCGGCGCGGCACCGATGCTGCTCGGCGGCAAGCTGACCGGCCGGCGAGTGGCGCTGGTGGTGCTGCCGACCGGTGGTGACTACGCGGAGCAGCTGCGCACCATGCTGGCCACGGCCGGTGCGACCGTGACCGGGCGGGTGGACATCAGCGAGAGCTTCACCGAGCCGGACAACAGCGTGAACCTGCTGGACCTGGCGCACCGCGCGGTGCAGACGTCACTGCCGGCGGCCGGGCTGCCCAGCAACGCGGACGGCGTGGAGACCTCGGCCGCGCTGCTGGCGACCGCGCTCTACGACCGGACGCCACCGGCCACCGACTCGGACCGCAACGCGGTGCTGGCCGCGTACGCGGCCGCGAACTACATCACGGTCGAGGACGACAAGGTCACCGGCCCGGCCGAGGCCGTGGTGATCGTGGGTGGGCTGCCGCCGACCGACGAGCGTGCGGACGAGAAGAACACCTCGACGGTGACGCTGGTGGCGCAGTTCGACGCGGCCGGGAAGCTGGTCGTGGGCGGCAACGGCGTCGGTGACGGCAACGTGGTCGCGGCGATCCGCGGCGACGCGGCCCTGTCCAAGACGATCTCCACGGTGGACAACGTGAACACCGCGCAGGGCTCGGTGGTGACCTGCCTGGCGCTGACCGACCTGCTCGGCACGAACAAGGTCGGGCACTACGGGCTCGGCGCGGGCGCCACGTCGATACTGCCCACTCCCGCTCAGTGA
- a CDS encoding CTP synthase, with translation MSPSTQTRHIFVTGGVASSLGKGLTAASLGNLLTARGLRVVMQKLDPYLNVDPGTMNPFQHGEVFVTEDGAETDLDVGHYERFLDRPLSAKANVTTGQVYSAVIAKERRGEYLGDTVQVIPHVTNEIKERIFAMADPDEDGRVPDVVITEVGGTVGDMESLPFLEAIRQVRHEIGRDRCFYLHVSLVPYLAPSGELKTKPTQHSVAALRNIGIQPDALVCRSDREIPEKLKVKLSLYCDVDREAVVACPDAPSIYDIPKVLHAEGLDAYVVRRLGLSFRDVHWKAWDDLLGRVHQPSGEVTIALVGKYVDLPDAYLSVTEAIRAAAFGHRVKANLRWVPSDSCETPAGAAAALAGVDGIVIPGGFGVRGIEGKIGTATFARENKVPVLGLCLGLQCMTIEVARNLAGLDGANSLEFEDTVKHPVISTMADQQDIVSGKGDLGGTMRLGAYPAALTPGSIVEEAYGAPEISERHRHRYEVNNDYRPRLEAAGLRFSGTSPDGRLVEFIELDREVHPFFVATQAHPELKSRPTRPHPLFAAFVAASVRFAKAGELPLEIPAVGDEAQAPEQGRKRRVGASK, from the coding sequence TTGAGCCCTTCGACTCAGACCAGGCACATCTTTGTCACGGGGGGCGTCGCCTCCTCGCTCGGTAAGGGCCTCACCGCCGCCAGCCTGGGCAACCTTCTGACCGCGCGTGGCCTGCGGGTCGTGATGCAGAAGCTGGACCCCTACCTCAACGTCGACCCGGGCACGATGAACCCGTTCCAGCACGGCGAGGTCTTCGTGACCGAGGACGGCGCGGAGACGGACCTCGACGTCGGGCACTACGAGCGATTCCTGGACCGGCCGCTGTCCGCGAAGGCGAACGTCACCACCGGCCAGGTCTACTCCGCGGTGATCGCCAAGGAGCGGCGCGGCGAGTACCTCGGCGACACCGTGCAGGTCATCCCGCACGTGACGAACGAGATCAAGGAGCGCATCTTCGCGATGGCCGACCCGGACGAGGACGGCCGCGTGCCGGACGTCGTCATCACCGAGGTCGGCGGCACGGTCGGTGACATGGAGTCGCTGCCGTTCCTGGAGGCGATCCGCCAGGTCCGGCACGAGATCGGCCGGGACCGGTGTTTCTACCTGCACGTCTCGCTGGTGCCGTACCTGGCGCCGAGCGGCGAGCTGAAGACCAAGCCGACCCAGCACTCGGTGGCGGCGCTGCGCAACATCGGCATCCAGCCGGACGCGCTGGTCTGCCGCTCCGACCGGGAGATCCCGGAGAAGCTCAAGGTCAAGCTGTCGCTCTACTGCGACGTCGACCGCGAGGCCGTGGTGGCCTGCCCGGACGCGCCGAGCATCTACGACATCCCGAAGGTGCTGCACGCCGAGGGGCTGGACGCCTACGTCGTACGGCGGCTGGGCCTGTCCTTCCGGGACGTGCACTGGAAGGCCTGGGACGACCTGCTGGGCCGCGTGCACCAGCCGTCCGGCGAGGTCACGATCGCGCTGGTCGGTAAGTACGTGGACCTGCCGGACGCGTACCTGTCGGTGACCGAGGCGATCCGGGCGGCCGCGTTCGGGCACCGGGTCAAGGCGAACCTGCGCTGGGTGCCGAGCGACTCCTGCGAGACCCCGGCCGGTGCCGCGGCCGCGCTGGCCGGCGTGGACGGCATCGTGATCCCGGGCGGCTTCGGCGTGCGCGGCATCGAGGGCAAGATCGGCACGGCCACGTTCGCCCGGGAGAACAAGGTCCCGGTGCTCGGCCTCTGCCTCGGCCTGCAGTGCATGACCATCGAGGTGGCGCGCAACCTGGCCGGCCTGGACGGCGCGAACTCGCTGGAGTTCGAGGACACGGTCAAGCACCCGGTCATCTCCACCATGGCGGACCAGCAGGACATCGTCTCCGGCAAGGGCGACCTGGGCGGCACCATGCGGCTGGGCGCGTACCCGGCCGCGCTGACGCCCGGCTCGATCGTCGAGGAGGCGTACGGTGCGCCGGAGATCTCCGAGCGGCACCGCCACCGGTACGAGGTCAACAACGACTACCGGCCCCGCCTCGAGGCCGCCGGCCTGCGCTTCTCCGGCACCTCGCCGGACGGGCGGCTGGTCGAGTTCATCGAGCTGGACCGCGAGGTGCACCCGTTCTTCGTGGCCACCCAGGCGCACCCGGAGCTGAAGAGCCGGCCGACCCGGCCGCACCCGCTGTTCGCCGCGTTCGTGGCCGCGTCCGTGCGGTTCGCCAAGGCGGGCGAGCTGCCGCTGGAGATCCCGGCGGTCGGGGACGAGGCGCAGGCGCCGGAGCAGGGTCGTAAGCGCCGGGTCGGGGCGTCGAAGTGA
- a CDS encoding NUDIX domain-containing protein, giving the protein MTGFAHSVVSRTERFSGRVFSVVTDRVTMPGGGAADRDYLRHVGAVGVVALDDRGRVVLINQYRHAVGGRLWELPAGLRDVQGEDLSAGALRELAEEADLRAGRIDVLLDLHTSPGMTNEQIRIFLARDLTPVPAAERHDRTDEEAEIEVRWVPLDDAVAMVFAGEITNAAAVSGLLAAARARDLEWAPLRPADTPTPA; this is encoded by the coding sequence GTGACCGGCTTCGCGCACTCCGTGGTCAGCCGCACCGAGCGGTTCAGCGGGCGGGTGTTCTCGGTCGTCACCGACCGGGTCACCATGCCCGGCGGCGGCGCGGCGGACCGCGACTACCTGCGGCACGTCGGCGCGGTCGGCGTGGTCGCGCTGGACGACCGGGGCCGGGTGGTGCTGATCAACCAGTACCGGCACGCGGTCGGCGGCCGGCTCTGGGAACTGCCCGCCGGGCTGCGCGACGTGCAGGGCGAGGACCTCTCCGCCGGCGCGCTGCGCGAGCTGGCCGAGGAGGCCGACCTGCGGGCCGGGCGGATCGACGTGCTGCTCGACCTGCACACGTCGCCGGGCATGACGAACGAGCAGATCCGCATCTTCCTGGCCCGGGACCTGACGCCGGTCCCGGCGGCCGAGCGGCACGACCGCACGGACGAGGAGGCGGAGATCGAGGTGCGGTGGGTGCCGCTGGACGACGCGGTCGCGATGGTCTTCGCCGGGGAGATCACCAACGCGGCGGCGGTCAGCGGTCTGCTCGCCGCCGCGCGCGCCCGGGATCTGGAGTGGGCGCCGCTCCGCCCCGCGGATACGCCGACACCTGCCTGA